The region AATTCGTAGTCTTCGCTTTCGGCCAGCAGGCCTTTCGGGTCGCTGAAGGTGATGTGGTCGACCAGCGCGAAGGCCAGCATGTTCACGTCTTCGATGCCGCCGCCGCTGGCGTATTCGCCGACCAGCGCGTCGACCATGCTTTTATAGTTCTTGCGATTCGGCGGATCGCCGAGGATGCCTTCGATCTGGCCTTCCAGTTCACGCGACTGATAGGCGAATTCGGGGTGTACTCTTCTCATTATGTGCTTTCCAATATGCTGCGCGGCGCCGCGATGCAGGCGCCGTTGTTGTTGTTTTTCGGGGCTATGCCGCCGGCCGTCACAGGCCAGGGGCCTCAGTCTGCGGGAAGCGTGGTGCCATGCAGGCGGAATACGCCGCTCCACAGGGCATAGGCTTCCGCGTCCGGATCGATGATGATGCGGTGGTTGACGCTCTGGTCGTACTCGGCGCGCTTGGCCGGGTCGGCCAGGATTTCGTACGCCTTGGTCACGCTCTTGAAGCGCGCTTCGGCGCCGGGGGCCTGGTTGCGGTCGGGGTGGAAGCGCATGGCCAGCGAACGGTAAACCTTCTTGATCTCGTCATCGCTGGCATTGGGGGCGACACCGAGGACGTTGTATAAATTTTCCATGGCAGGCTCCGGAGGCACGTTTTTTGCAAATTAAAGTGAGATTATCCTATAGAACGGCTTGCGCGTCGCTGCCACGCTGCTTTCCGGCTGAAAATTGCACCGGAAAAAGAAGCGGCGGTACGGTAAAATGCTCTTTACTGTCACTCTTCCAGCATTGATCAATGAGCAACGATAAACCGAATACCGCCGCGCCGGCGCTGGCGCCCAATTTTTTGCGTAACATCATCGAAGCCGACCTGTCCGCAGGCGCCCACGTGCGTCCTGGCCTGCCGCAGGTGATCACGCGTTTCCCGCCGGAGCCGAACGGCTACCTGCACGTGGGCCACGCCAAGTCGATCTGCGTCAACTTCGGCCTGGCGCGCGACTACGCCGGCCAGTGCAACCTGCGCTTCGACGACACCAACCCGGCCAAGGAAGAGCAGGAATACGTCGACACCATCATGGACAGCGTGAAATGGCTGGGCTTTGACTGGGAACCGAAAGAAGCCGACGGCCAGAGCCACCTGCACTATGCCAGCGATTATTTCGACCAGCTGTACGCGATGGCCGAATACCTGATCACGGCCGGCTACGCCTATGTCGACAGCCAGAGCGCCGAAGACATGGCCGCCAACCGCGGCAATTTCGGCCAGGCCGGCAAGAATTCGCCATTCCGCAACCGCCCTGCCGACGAGTCGCTGGCGCTGTTCCGCGCCATGAAGGCGGGCCAGTTCAAGGATGGCGAACATATCCTGCGCGCGAAGATCAGCGAAGACGCGATGAGCTCGCCGAACATGAACCTGCGCGACCCGGCCATCTACCGCATCCGCCACGCGCACCACCACCGCACGGGCGACGCCTGGTGCATCTATCCGATGTACGACTACACGCATCCGATCTCGGACGCGCTGGAAAACATCACCCATTCGATCTGCACCCTGGAGTTCCAGGATCACCGTCCGTTCTACGACTGGCTGCTGGCGACCCTGTCCGAGGGCGGCTTCTTCGCCAAGCCGGTGCCGCACCAGTATGAATTCTCGCGCCTGAACCTGACGTACATCGTCACCAGCAAGCGCAAGCTGCGCCAGCTGGTCGAAGAACAGATCGTCGACGGCTGGGACGACCCCCGCATGCCGACCCTGGTGGGCATGCGCCGCCGCGGCTATACCCCGGAAGCGATTCAATTGATGTGCGAGCGCACGGGCGTGACCAAGTCCGACGGCTGGATCGACTACAGCGTGCTCGAAGGCTGTCTGCGCGAAGACCTCGATCCGAAGGCGCCGCGCACCGTGGCCGTGCTGCGCCCCTTGAAACTGATCATCGACAATTTCCCGGCAGACGAGAGCGTGGAATGCACGGCGCCCGTGCACCCGCACTTCCCCGAGCGCGGCCTGCGCACCTTCCCGATCACGCGCGAGCTGTGGATCGAGGAAGACGATTTCATGGAAGTGCCGAACAAGGGCTACTTCCGTCTGTATCCGCCGATCGACGGCAAGCCGGGCAGCCGCGTGCGCCTGCGCTACGGCTATGTGGTCGAGTGCACCGGCTACGACAAGGATGAAAACGGTAAAGTGATCGCCGTGCATTGCAATTACTTTGAAGACAGCAAATCGGGCACCGAAGGCAGCTCCACCTACAAGGTCAAGGGCAATATGCACTGGGTCAGCGCACCGACGGCGATTGCCGCCGAAGTGCGTTTGTACGACCGCCTGTTCACCGACCCGCAGCCGGACGCGGGCGGCAAGGACTTCAAGCTGGCCTTGAATCC is a window of Janthinobacterium sp. J1-1 DNA encoding:
- a CDS encoding DnaJ domain-containing protein, with translation MENLYNVLGVAPNASDDEIKKVYRSLAMRFHPDRNQAPGAEARFKSVTKAYEILADPAKRAEYDQSVNHRIIIDPDAEAYALWSGVFRLHGTTLPAD
- a CDS encoding glutamine--tRNA ligase/YqeY domain fusion protein, whose translation is MSNDKPNTAAPALAPNFLRNIIEADLSAGAHVRPGLPQVITRFPPEPNGYLHVGHAKSICVNFGLARDYAGQCNLRFDDTNPAKEEQEYVDTIMDSVKWLGFDWEPKEADGQSHLHYASDYFDQLYAMAEYLITAGYAYVDSQSAEDMAANRGNFGQAGKNSPFRNRPADESLALFRAMKAGQFKDGEHILRAKISEDAMSSPNMNLRDPAIYRIRHAHHHRTGDAWCIYPMYDYTHPISDALENITHSICTLEFQDHRPFYDWLLATLSEGGFFAKPVPHQYEFSRLNLTYIVTSKRKLRQLVEEQIVDGWDDPRMPTLVGMRRRGYTPEAIQLMCERTGVTKSDGWIDYSVLEGCLREDLDPKAPRTVAVLRPLKLIIDNFPADESVECTAPVHPHFPERGLRTFPITRELWIEEDDFMEVPNKGYFRLYPPIDGKPGSRVRLRYGYVVECTGYDKDENGKVIAVHCNYFEDSKSGTEGSSTYKVKGNMHWVSAPTAIAAEVRLYDRLFTDPQPDAGGKDFKLALNPLAKEVVQAWLEPGAELAQPEERFQFERHGYFAADRVDSQPGKPVFNRIVTLKDSWQATK